The proteins below come from a single Triticum aestivum cultivar Chinese Spring chromosome 5D, IWGSC CS RefSeq v2.1, whole genome shotgun sequence genomic window:
- the LOC123119068 gene encoding obtusifoliol 14-alpha demethylase-like: MDMLATRTTWLAIALFFITVVATKISRWKSNIHHLSTRPLPPVVNVLALLPSLFKKGFGDTINDLYTRYGSVFTINLLGPKITLLVGPDVSAHFFQGLESEISFGNFAEVTVPIFGQEVLYGVDAAIRSEQVNFMLDILKPSKLRSLVDPIFQEVEAYFAKWGQDGIVDLKHELEQVLMFISSRCLLGYEVREMMLKEVYSLFHELENGLNFFSYLFPYIPTPTNRRRDKAHIRLKEIFTTTIRSRRSSSRVEEDALQRLMDSKYKDGRSITDGEISGMVMALIFAGKHPSSSTSIWAGAFMLSNTKVLIAAMEEQKHILSKYKNKIGYDALLEMDTLHRCIKEAIRMHTPAQMLTRKAHKKFKVQTKEGKEYDIPGGHNVVIPTAFNNKLAHVYSDPHVYDPDRFGPGREEDKVGGEYSFTTFGGGRHVCPGMALAYLQIKVIWSHLLRNFELKLISPFPNADLRKMGQEPKGKVMISYKRHQLLHC, from the exons ATGGACATGCTGGCAACTAGAACCACATGGTTGGCCATAGCTCTCTTTTTTATAACTGTTGTAGCCACTAAGATTTCAAGATGGAAAAGCAATATCCATCATTTGTCCACAAGACCCCTTCCACCTGTGGTGAATGTCCTTGCTCTCTTACCTTCGCTTTTTAAAAAGGGTTTTGGGGATACAATCAATGATCTGTACACAAGGTACGGCAGTGTATTTACAATAAATTTGCTTGGCCCAAAGATAACCTTGTTGGTTGGACCAGATGTCTCGGCTCATTTCTTCCAAGGACTGGAGTCAGAGATTAGCTTTGGTAATTTTGCCGAGGTTACTGTTCCCATCTTTGGCCAGGAAGTTTTGTATGGTGTAGATGCCGCAATTCGCAGTGAGCAAGTAAACTTCATGCTTGATATACTAAAGCCATCCAAGTTGCGAAGCCTCGTTGATCCAATATTTCAAGAAGTAGAG GCCTACTTTGCAAAGTGGGGACAAGATGGCATAGTTGATCTTAAACATGAACTTGAGCAGGTGCTCATGTTTATCTCAAGTCGGTGCCTACTCGGATATGAGGTTCGGGAGATGATGCTGAAAGAAGTATACTCATTGTTCCATGAACTTGAGAACGGCTTAAACTTTTTCAGTTACTTGTTTCCATATATTCCAACCCCAACAAACCGCCGACGCGACAAGGCACACATTAGGCTGAAAGAAATATTCACCACAACTATCAGGTCACGCAGGAGTTCTAGTCGTGTCGAGGAGGATGCACTACAGAGGTTGATGGATTCCAAGTATAAAGATGGTCGCTCCATAACGGACGGAGAAATTTCTGGCATGGTCATGGCCCTCATCTTTGCTGGAAAACACCCAAGCTCTAGTACTAGTATATGGGCTGGAGCTTTCATGTTGAGCAACACCAAGGTCTTAATAGCTGCCATGGAGGAGCAAAAGCATATCCTTAGCAAGTACAAGAACAAAATAGGCTATGATGCCTTGTTAGAGATGGATACCCTGCATAGATGCATCAAGGAGGCGATTAGGATGCATACACCAGCACAAATGTTAACTCGCAAGGCACATAAGAAATTCAAGGTGCAGACCAAGGAAGGCAAGGAATATGACATACCTGGAGGGCATAATGTTGTAATCCCTACAGCATTCAACAATAAGTTGGCACACGTTTACAGTGACCCTCATGTGTATGATCCGGATCGGTTTGGTCCAGGAAGAGAGGAGGACAAAGTTGGTGGTGAGTACTCTTTCACGACATTTGGTGGTGGAAGGCATGTTTGCCCTGGCATGGCCTTGGCTTACCTGCAAATTAAGGTGATATGGAGCCATCTGCTAAGAAACTTTGAGCTCAAGCTAATATCTCCTTTCCCCAATGCAGACTTGAGAAAGATGGGCCAAGAGCCTAAAGGAAAAGTAATGATAAGTTATAAGAGACATCAACTGTTGCACTGCTAG